The sequence TTAGAGCACAGTGTGATAAATCTTACTCAGCAATGCACCACGAAAAAGTGtttacccagcattacaggctccgttaactgcctggctcaTTGTTTCACctcccaggccattcatcccctcagcACGGATCGTCTGACACCtagggattcggggttagggacgtcatattgtcagcttcagtgttgtaccgagcctggcgatatgaccggatttacaccgttacgcactacttcagagtatccatatcccagcgtaacgggttTGCGAAAATCTTGGTGTTATTGTTTCTTATAATCGAAAGAGGTTTATGCCTCTCGATTATTGTCGTTCATTGTCAATTGCAAGCGAACTCAACAATCCTTGCACATATCGTCATATCGAGGGTGTCTTGATTCGCTTTGCAGACATAGTTTCTACTCTGAGATTTCTTAGAATCATCAAAAATGAATTAAACTAAGGAGGGCTTGTCACGCCCTTACAGCTCATAGGAACAGGAATGATGTGATATTTCGATATTTCTCGGCATCTAATAGTGCCACTTAAGTACAGATTGATTGGTTTCAAATTCCTAGTTATGAATAATTTTTAGCCTTTGCTATTGTCATAGGAGCAGGTGGATAATAATGGAACAAATATCCCATCAATAGCGAAATTGAACTGgatttaaataattattatttaacattttcaaaattttgatgaagTAGTATATAAATCGCCTTCACTTAGATTTTTACATCGTTTAAATCAAGAGTTATGTGTAAGTAATAATAAGTTCAAAGTTTAATTACAGCTCTGAGAAATAGAtaagaaaaatttgaaattattgcACAACTAATTTGATCATTTGCTTTATTTCAGTTCGTGTCAGCTCTTGCCATTTTGGCAGCAACCGCTAGAGCCGCCCCGGTAGAACCTGCGCACTACTCATTCGTCGCCAAACATCCCGTGCACTACGAACCAGTACACCACGCCGCTCCCGAAGTTCACTATCCGATCCATGTGCTCGAAAGCCATGACTACCAACCGCACTACGAGCACGCCGTTGCCCAACTGCCCCAGAAGTACATTGTCGAAAGCTCCCACGACGGTTACCTCGGCCATCATGCGCTTGCCGAGCAGAGCTACGTCGATCACGGCAATGCGTACACCGGTGGCTACAGTGCCCTGTACGGTGGAGATGTTCAAGGACATCTCTACAACAGCGGCAGCCACGGCGGATATGCCAAGAGCTACGGCGATTACTACGCTTACCCCAAGTATAAATTCGAGTATGGAGTCGATGATCCCCACACCGGTGACCATAAGAAGCAGTGGGAATTCCGGGATGGTGATGTTGTCAAGGGTCAGTTCTTTACAAAAACACATATTTTTTCTACATCTATCATCAAATAATTCTTATTCTCAGGTGGATACATGCTGAAGGAAGCCGATGGAACGACCCGCGTTGTTGAATACACAGCAGATGATCACAATGGCTTCAACGCAGTCGTCAAGAAGATCGGACATGCTCACCACCCGGAGACCCACGCTCACGCCCCAGTTGCTGTCCACAACCAGTACGGTTATGTGGGTAACTACGCTGGAGCTTACGCCACCGGAGATCACTACGGCAAGGGAGCAACCAGCTACACCAAGGTCTGGAAGCAACACTAAATCGTTGGGACGAAACTTCGCAACCTTAGTGTACGATTGCCAAAGATGATGAAACACCGAACCGACCACATTATTTATTTCACATGACGCTTTTATATCAAGCCACTGCTAGCTCCAACGAACTACTTGCGAAAAGTTTTAGTCAAACAACTCTTCACTAGGATGGTCTTGTATAATATGTTTTCACTCATATGATAAGGAGTTAGATTATTCAAACGGCTTGTTATCTGCGGTAGCTTTCGATGGAATCGAATATTCTCATCGAATGGACTGCAGAGGCCGACGATTATTGAACTCCTCGATAACGATAATAAACTGATCTGtgataaaaaatattgcaaaacaAAAACTTCGTTTGTTTATTTCTTTCTACGCAAAATTGAGCTATGAACTCCCCAGGGGGAGTCTTGTTTGCTGCCGTCGGATAGTTGTGTCTCTCATCTCCTGTCCTcaaataggataactttgcacagaGCTATGAGTATTGAGAAAAATGCACTgtaaccattggcgtaacttTATTtatgattccgacgggaatattccagggattccaatgGGAATCTCCGGAgttttcgacgggaatccttcaagCATACCGAAATGAACCTGCAgggattctgaaggcaatccaccagggattccaacaggaatgttccagggagtACGAAGGGAATATTTTAGAAACTCTGATCGAAAAGTTTCAGAGATTCCGAATCTTCAAGGGATCCTCCACTCCGACTtgaatattccaggaattccgacgggaatgttccaggagttccaacgagaatgttccagagattatgttgggaatcctccaggaatttcaactTGAATGTTCCAGGTATTTCGTAGTCAATGTTCCAGGGATATAGAAGCAAATCGTATAAGGAATTCTAAGCAATATGTCGAGGGATCCCGAAGTTGATCGTCGAGAAACTTCGAATTAATCCTCTAGGGATTCCGAATTGAGTCTTCCAGCGATTCCCAAGAGAATCCCCCAGCGATGCTGAAGCAAATCGTCAAGGAGTTCCGAAGCAAATTTCCGCACGATTccgaaataaatttttcgtacgATTCgggagggattccgaagcaaatcaacgagagattctgaagcaaatcctccatgaattatgaagggtatcccccacagattcccaagggtatcccTCAGCAATACTGAAAagaatccagtgtgaattcttttggattccgtttggaatacTTCAATGATTCTGGATGAAATTCTTCAGAGATCTTCAaagagaattcttctcggattctgatgtgaattcctctaggattctgatgggaattcctctcgtattctgatgagaatctctttcggatgctgatgggaattgtgGAGCTGAGCAAGCGGAAttcgacgggaatgttccacgAGCTCCATCgagaatgttccagagattatgttgggaatcctccaggaatttcaaatTGAATGTTCAAGGTATTTCGTAGTCGTAGTCAATGTTCCAGGGATATAGAAGCAAATCGTATAAGGAATTCTAAGCAATATGTCGAGGGTTCCCGAAGTTAATCGTCGAGAAACTTCGAATTAATCGTCTAGGGATTCCGAAATGAATCTTCCagcgattccgaagagaatcctccagggatgctgaagcaaatcgtcaagaagttcggaagcaaATCTCCGAACGACTCCGAAATAAATTTTCGTACGAATCaggagggattccgaagcaaatcaacgagaaAAAATCCTACATGAATTATGAAGGGTTTCctccacagattcccaagggtatacCTCAGCAATACTGAAAagaatccagtgtgaattcttttggattccgtttggaatacTTCAATGATTCTGgatgaaattcttcagaaatcttcaaagaaaattcttctcggattctcgaattcctctaggattctgatgggaattcctctcgtattctgatgagaatctctttcgatgctgatgggaattgtgGAGCTGAGCAAGCGGAAttctgctggaaaactgtcacttCAGTCCGTGATGGATGACCGCATGCCTTTCGCTGCTGTcgaagtaccacgattgctttgattgatattttggtgactctccgttgttgttcatattaagcttactttgatgctttcaaatcaattaggatagtgagctaattcccgtcgtagtaggtagtgcttggttttcaaatctaatttatacgctatcccaactacttactctaactaagttgtatgtaacacgtattttagagttcctagtttccattgtgtactattagcgcattgaacaaatcatagtttattgagaatcggcaatcaaaaacacccttcaaaatttctaaatttgtcttatgaaaatctgtttacgtccatgagaattttcattcgtccagcctaaaattcgatggattgctgtcaaataaatctgttggtattggtgtgcgatttctacaagtacaccaaattaattttttatgcggtatcataccgtgttaaataaaaataacataaattcaattaataatggcctgttctgaatatgatatgtgtacattgtgaaacatagaatagaatatgtgtatgaAGCATGTttgcggttatccaagaaacaccTGAAGTGGAAGCATTCAGATCTTTacgcataaccaatgatctacaggcctgtttggTAAATataatgtacccgttgtggtacatatgatataatgtgtatatggaagatcttcacggttatccaagagatccctAAAGTGAAGGCCcgcagatctacacgcgtaaccaatgatctacaggcctgtttcgtaaatgtaatgtacccattgtggtacatatgatagaatctgcatatggaagatcttcacggttatccaagaaatccctgaagtgaaaatcatcaagtctacaggcataaccaatgatctacaggcctgtgttgtaaatgtaatgtacccgttgtggtacatatgatagaatctgcatatggaagatcttcacggttatccaagaaatccctgaagtgaaggccatcaggtctacaggcataaccaatgatctacaggcctgttttgatcaggtcatcaggtctacaggcataaccaatgatctacagccctgttttgtaaatgtaatgtacccgttgtggtacatatgatataatgtgtatatggaagatcttcacggttatccaagagatccctgaagtgaaggcctgcagatctacacgcgcaaccaatgatctacatgcCTGTTTTGtgaatgtaatgtacccattgtggtacatatgatataatgtgcgtatggaagatcttcacggttatccaagaaatccctgaagtaaaggccttcaggtctacaatcgtaaccaatgatctacaggcctgttttgtaaatgtaatgtacccgttgtggtacatatgatataatatgcgtatggaagatcttcacggttatccaagagatccctgaagtaaaggccttcaggtctacacgcgtaaccaatgatctacagacttgttttgtaaatgtaatgtacccattgtggtacatatgatagaacctgcgtatggaagatcttcacggttatccaagaaataccggaagtgaag comes from Armigeres subalbatus isolate Guangzhou_Male chromosome 2, GZ_Asu_2, whole genome shotgun sequence and encodes:
- the LOC134211275 gene encoding pro-resilin-like: MLRFVSALAILAATARAAPVEPAHYSFVAKHPVHYEPVHHAAPEVHYPIHVLESHDYQPHYEHAVAQLPQKYIVESSHDGYLGHHALAEQSYVDHGNAYTGGYSALYGGDVQGHLYNSGSHGGYAKSYGDYYAYPKYKFEYGVDDPHTGDHKKQWEFRDGDVVKGGYMLKEADGTTRVVEYTADDHNGFNAVVKKIGHAHHPETHAHAPVAVHNQYGYVGNYAGAYATGDHYGKGATSYTKVWKQH